The following are encoded in a window of Acipenser ruthenus chromosome 26, fAciRut3.2 maternal haplotype, whole genome shotgun sequence genomic DNA:
- the LOC117430284 gene encoding lysophospholipase D GDPD1-like → MCSAMYALSTLGGYVLTSVVLFKCPSLLHRRKKETFRSRHISHRGGAGENLENTMAAFKHAVELGTDMLELDCHMTKDGEVVVSHDKNLKRSTGVCANISELTYAELPPYLCKLDVSFQRECSCEGGDDKRIPLLREVFDAFPNTPVNIDIKVNNDTLIRKVSKLVTKYNREHLTVWGNSSSQIVEKCYKENPRIPLLFSLQRVLFLVGLFYTGLLPFVPLREQFLEIPMPSIITKLKDPQTMTRRQRLMAWLADTLLMRKSLFNHLQARGIQVYVWVLNDEEDFKRAFDLGATGVMTDYPTKLKEFMERNCSS, encoded by the exons ATGTGCTCGGCGATGTATGCGTTGTCCACCCTCGGCGGGTACGTGCTCACCTCGGTCGTGCTGTTCAAGTGCCCGTCGCTGTTGCACAGGAGGAAGAAGGAGACGTTCCGGAGTCGACACATCTCCCACCGCGGCG GTGCTGGAGAGAACTTGGAGAACACAATGGCTGCCTTCAAACA CGCGGTGGAGCTGGGCACAGACATGCTGGAGCTGGACTGTCACATGACCAAGGACGGGGAGGTGGTCGTGTCACATGACAAGAACCTGAAGAGGTCGACGGGGGTCTGCGCTAACATCTCGGAGCTGACCTACGCT GAGCTGCCGCCTTACCTGTGCAAGCTGGACGTCTCTTTCCAGAGAG agtgcagctgtgaggGAGGGGATGACAAGCGCATCCCTCTGCTGAGGGAGGTGTTCGACGCCTTCCCAAACACCCCGGTCAACATCGACATCAAGGTCAACAACGACACGCTCATCAGGAAG GTGTCAAAACTGGTGACCAAGTACAACCGGGAACACCTGACTGTGTGGGGCAACTCCAGCAGCCAGATAGTGGAGAAGTGCTACAAGGAg AACCCTCGAATTCCACTGCTGTTCAGCCTGCAGAGGGTGCTGTTTCTGGTGGGGCTCTTCTACACCGGTCTGCTGCCTTTCGTGCCCCTGCGAGAGCAGTTCCTGGAAATCCCCATGCCTTCCATCATCACCAA GCTTAAAGACCCTCAGACGATGACAAGGCGTCAGCGATTGATGGCGTGGCTGGCAGACAC GCTGCTCATGAGGAAATCCTTGTTCAATCACCTGCAAGCACGAGGGATCCAG gTTTATGTCTGGGTGCTGAACGATGAAGAGGACTTCAAGCGTGCGTTCGATCTGGGGGCGACAGGAGTGATGACAGACTACCCCACCAAGCTGAAGGAGTTCATGGAAAGAAACTGCAGCAGTTAG
- the LOC117964343 gene encoding nonsense-mediated mRNA decay factor SMG8-like produces MKMAAPMPVGAFLLSEVQEDSLYRDEGLCVLGIFGKSSLQPGSAKESLINTLADKHVFPLFGAEQDEETPDGGSLIRAYYSQESRVLYLLLTSVCDNRELLRACEALEAGISHAEAHEVWKGAERQQCLHLLYLFSLCHVLLLVHPTCSFDVTYDRLFRALDALRQKALPLLRAAIKDCPVSKEWKLNCRPCPPRLLFVFQLNGALKVSSGGAGMGTASAEAPGGNPEKPKKHSPRRRLQHALEDQIYRIFRKSRVLTNQSINCLFTVPANQAFVYVVPGPEDPVGALLGQLRANCALRENESPGLMTGPRRYQQLRHSPRQPSFNVESSSLTSAGGGQLVDCTLKEFLWQHVELVLTKKGFDDSVGRNPQPSHFELPTYTKWAQVASRLYQVMLSGKEEDSAELALKVQGQLKVLEGFLDADAKFSESRCQKALPLAHSAYQSSLPHNYTTTVHKNQLAQALRVYSQHARGVAFQRCALQLHDDCYKFWSNGHQLCEERSLTDQHCMHKFHLLPKTGEKPEMDRNPPVLHHNSRGRSTSSCNCGRKQAPRDDPFDIKAANYDFYQLLEEKCCSKLEHTHFPVFQPSTPDPAPACNDPPGPPDTGGEAEGEQLKDKEEAAGHTPGESTSLSLALSLGQSTDSLGPYGGGDGAEGQEKRPSLVDRQPSTVEYLPGMLHSGCPKGLLPTFSSWSLVKLGPAKAYNCHSGLDQPGFLPGSAFLLPWDIVIRCRAEEEVGQAEPLDAGPSSWPAPNKALPGKRGGAGGQARGRRRDDVARAFVGFEYEDGRGRRFMSSGPDKVVKVLGPGGPKEPAGRVLSSDMPLYIPSPAQGRGLKPHYAQLARLYIVVPDAPLEIILTPQVQPGPPPCPIFHPERAEIVLPPDGLWVLRFPYAYVTERGPCYPPKENQPLASYRALRGILRASTANPAPPPVQQQ; encoded by the exons ATGAAGATGGCGGCGCCCATGCCTGTGGGAGCGTTTCTTCTTTCGGAGGTGCAGGAGGACTCTCTGTACCGGGATGAGGGGCTCTGTGTGCTGGGCATTTTCGGGAAGAGCTCCCTGCAGCCCGGCTCGGCGAAGGAGTCACTCATCAACACGCTGGCGGACAAGCACGTCTTCCCGCTGTTCGGGGCAGAGCAGGACGAAGAGACGCCGGACGGAGGCAGTTTGATCCGGGCTTACTACAGCCAGGAGAGCCGCGTCCTGTACCTCCTCCTCACCTCCGTCTGCGATAACAGGGAGCTACTGCGGGCTTGTGAGGCACTGGAGGCTGGCATCAGCCACGCCGAAGCACACGAGGTTTGGAAGGGCGCGGAGAGGCAGCAGTGCCTGCACCTGCTCTACCTGTTCTCCCTGTGCCACGTCCTGCTGCTCGTACACCCCACCTGCTCCTTCGATGTCACCTACGACCGGCTTTTCCGCGCTCTGGACGCGCTCAGACAGAAGGCTCTGCCCCTGCTGCGGGCGGCAATCAAGGACTGCCCCGTCTCCAAGGAGTGGAAGTTGAACTGCCGACCCTGCCCTCCGCGGCTGCTCTTTGTCTTCCAGCTGAACGGCGCCCTCAAAGTGAGCAGCGGCGGAGCTGGCATGGGCACAGCGAGTGCAGAGGCCCCCGGTGGAAACCCGGAGAAGCCGAAAAAGCACTCCCCACGGCGGCGGCTCCAGCACGCACTTGAGGACCAGATTTACCGCATCTTCCGCAAGAGCCGCGTCCTCACCAACCAGAGCATCAACTGCCTGTTCACGGTGCCCGCAAACCAGGCTTTTGTGTACGTGGTGCCCGGCCCAGAAGACCCGGTTGGTGCCCTCCTGGGGCAACTGAGAGCCAACTGCGCCCTGCGGGAGAACGAGTCCCCCGGGCTCATGACGGGGCCGCGGCGCTACCAGCAGCTGCGCCACTCCCCCCGCCAGCCTTCCTTCAATGTGGAGAGCAGCAGCCTGACCTCCGCGGGGGGCGGCCAGCTGGTGGACTGCACCCTGAAAGAGTTCCTGTGGCAGCACGTGGAGCTGGTCCTGACCAAGAAGGGCTTCGATGACAGCGTGGGTCGCAACCCCCAGCCTTCCCACTTTGAGCTGCCCACCTACACCAAGTGGGCGCAGGTGGCCTCCCGGCTGTACCAGGTGATGCTGTCCGGGAAGGAGGAGGACTCTGCAGAGCTGGCTCTCAAGGTGCAGGGGCAGCTCAAAGTGCTGGAAGGCTTCCTGGACGCAGACGCCAAGTTCTCCGAGAGCCGCTGTCAGAAGGCTCTGCCGCTCGCCCACAGCGCGTACCAGTCCAGCCTGCCTCACAACTACACCACCACGGTGCACAAGAACCAGCTGGCCCAGGCGCTGCGCGTGTACAGCCAGCACGCCCGCGGAGTCGCCTTCCAGAGGTGCGCGCTGCAGCTGCATGACGACTGCTACAAGTTCTGGAGCAACGGGCACCAGCTGTGCGAGGAGCGGAGCCTGACAGACCAGCACTGCATGCACAAGTTCCACCTGCTCCCCAAAACAG GGGAGAAGCCAGAGATGGATCGCAACCCGCCTGTACTCCACCACAACAGCAGGGGGCGCTCCACCAGCTCCTGTAACTGCGGCCGTAAGCAGGCGCCCCGCGACGACCCCTTCGACATCAAGGCAGCGAACTACGACTTCTACCAG CTGCTGGAAGAGAAGTGCTGTTCCAAACTGGAGCACACCCATTTCCCCGTGTTCCAGCCCAGCACCCCAGACCCGGCCCCTGCCTGCAACGACCCCCCAGGCCCCCCGGACACAGGGGGAGAAGCGGAGGGAGAGCAGCTCAAGGACAAGGAGGAGGCTGCGGGGCACACCCCTGGGGAGAGCACCAGCCTGAGCCTGGCACTCAGCCTGGGCCAGTCCACTGATAGCCTGGGGCCCTACGGGGGAGGCGACGGGGCGGAGGGCCAGGAGAAGAGGCCCAGTCTGGTGGACAGACAGCCCTCCACAGTGGAGTACCTCCCGGGCATGCTGCACTCCGGCTGCCCTAAGGGGCTCCTGCCTACCTTCTCAAGCTGGTCTCTGGTCAAGCTGGGCCCCGCCAAAGCCTACAACTGCCACAGCGGCCTTGACCAGCCCGGCTTCCTCCCCGGCTCCGCCTTCCTGCTGCCCTGGGACATTGTGATTCGCTGCCGGGCTGAAGAGGAGGTGGGGCAGGCCGAGCCCCTTGATGCAGGCCCCTCCTCCTGGCCCGCCCCCAACAAAGCGCTGCCTGGGAAGAGGGGTGGGGCTGGGGGCCAGGCCAGAGGGCGTCGCCGAGACGACGTGGCCAGGGCTTTCGTGGGGTTTGAGTATGAAGATGGGCGTGGCCGGAGGTTCATGAGCTCGGGGCCCGACAAGGTGGTGAAGGTGCTGGGCCCTGGGGGCCCCAAGGAGCCAGCTGGGCGAGTGCTGAGCTCCGACATGCCCCTGTACATCCCCTCGCCCGCGCAGGGCCGGGGCCTCAAGCCACACTACGCACAGCTGGCTCGGCTCTACATCGTAGTGCCTGACGCACCCCTGGAGATCATCCTCACTCCACAG GTCCAGCCAGGGCCTCCCCCCTGCCCCATCTTTCACCCCGAGCGGGCGGAGATCGTGCTGCCCCCCGACGGGCTGTGGGTGCTGCGCTTCCCCTACGCTTATGTGACGGAGCGCGGGCCCTGCTACCCGCCCAAGGAGAACCAGCCGCTGGCCAGCTACCGCGCCCTGAGAGGCATTCTGCGCGCCAGCACTGCCAACCCGGCCCCACCACCAGTGCAGCAACAGTGA
- the LOC117430281 gene encoding proline-rich protein 11-like isoform X4 gives MFGGMTNLKQRRRKWKTIRKRRARQRSIAAESPRAAVVPAHECPADPMVECSAGEKVVTWWAPVTSVNILSNLLLAVSSLYWGWRSRLIKVCSRLWGALFPSRVCLQEMNVLQQRVDELQVEMARLRSALQAPDTRGWAISSLLLPPPHTPSVKGHGMQLPALAALPPAPPPPPPPPPPPPPPALPPPKPLQIQKKAGSTTSRQSAAVKQVGPAAVTLRDLLNVKLRKANAPLHKPQVEEDCPGLDTRAATSRQKPFCHSKGKDLSCQAISPEKKRAPLITMSDLRRVSLRSSHTDLPLKIGLHRTPSKSPLNLRKHLKKVNIDRSPGGTPLYEKENRETGTGLTPIMTQALRRKFQMAHPKSPSPSNRPVNRSFDDTNH, from the exons ATGTTTGGG GGCATGACCAACCTGAAGCAGCGGCGCAGGAAATGGAAGACCATCAGGAAGCGCCGTGCGAGGCAGCGGAGCATAGCCGCGGAGAGCCCCAGAGCAGCCGTCGTCCCTGCACACGAGTG CCCTGCAGACCCAATGGTTGAGTGCAGTGCTGGTGAGAAGGTTGTAACGTGGTGGGCTCCAGTCACCAGTGTCAACATTCTCTCCAACCTCCTGCTGGCCGTATCCTCTCTGTACTGGGGCTGGAGGTCCCGGCTGATTAAG GTGTGTTCCAGGCTGTGGGGTGCTCTGTTCCCCTCCCGGGTGTGTCTGCAGGAGATGAACGTTTTGCAGCAGAGGGTGGATGAGCTGCAGGTGGAGATGGCCAGACTGCGCAGCGCACTGCAG GCTCCTGACACTAGGGGCTGGGCTATTTCCTCTCTGCTGCTGCCACCACCTCACACCCCGTCTGTTAAGGGACACGGCATGCAGCTCCCGGCACTGGCAGCCCTCCccccagctcctcctcctcctccaccccctccccctccccctcccccacctgCGCTGCCCCCGCCGAAGCCACTGCAAATCCAGAAGAAGGCTGGGAGCACCACATCACGCCAG AGTGCTGCAGTGAAACAGGTTGGTCCAGCTGCAGTGACCCTCAGGGACCTGCTCAACGTGAAGCTGAGGAAAGCAAATGCACCTCTCCACAAGCCCCAGGTAGAGGAGGACTGCCCTGGCTTGGATACCAGAGCTGCGACTTCACGGCAAAAACCATTCTGTCATTCAAAAGGGAAAGATTTGTCTTGT CAGGCGATCTCTCCTGAGAAGAAGCGTGCCCCACTGATAACGATGTCGGACCTCCGGAGAGTCAGCCTGAGATCCTCGCACACCGACCTGCCTCTCAAAATCGGGCTGCACAG GACCCCCAGTAAGAGCCCTCTGAATTTGCGCAAGCACCTGAAGAAAGTGAACATAGACAG GAGCCCTGGGGGGACCCCGCTGTACGAGAAGGAGAACAGGGAGACTGGCACCGGCCTCACACCCATCATGACGCAGGCGCTGCGCCGCAAGTTTCAG ATGGCTCATCCTAAAAGCCCTTCTCCTTCGAACCGGCCTGTGAACAGGAGTTTTGATGACACAAACCACTAA
- the LOC117430281 gene encoding proline-rich protein 11-like isoform X2: MFGGMTNLKQRRRKWKTIRKRRARQRSIAAESPRAAVVPAHECPADPMVECSAGEKVVTWWAPVTSVNILSNLLLAVSSLYWGWRSRLIKVCSRLWGALFPSRVCLQEMNVLQQRVDELQVEMARLRSALQLSGAVNVVCSCQAPDTRGWAISSLLLPPPHTPSVKGHGMQLPALAALPPAPPPPPPPPPPPPPPALPPPKPLQIQKKAGSTTSRQSAAVKQVGPAAVTLRDLLNVKLRKANAPLHKPQVEEDCPGLDTRAATSRQKPFCHSKGKDLSCAISPEKKRAPLITMSDLRRVSLRSSHTDLPLKIGLHRTPSKSPLNLRKHLKKVNIDRSPGGTPLYEKENRETGTGLTPIMTQALRRKFQMAHPKSPSPSNRPVNRSFDDTNH; this comes from the exons ATGTTTGGG GGCATGACCAACCTGAAGCAGCGGCGCAGGAAATGGAAGACCATCAGGAAGCGCCGTGCGAGGCAGCGGAGCATAGCCGCGGAGAGCCCCAGAGCAGCCGTCGTCCCTGCACACGAGTG CCCTGCAGACCCAATGGTTGAGTGCAGTGCTGGTGAGAAGGTTGTAACGTGGTGGGCTCCAGTCACCAGTGTCAACATTCTCTCCAACCTCCTGCTGGCCGTATCCTCTCTGTACTGGGGCTGGAGGTCCCGGCTGATTAAG GTGTGTTCCAGGCTGTGGGGTGCTCTGTTCCCCTCCCGGGTGTGTCTGCAGGAGATGAACGTTTTGCAGCAGAGGGTGGATGAGCTGCAGGTGGAGATGGCCAGACTGCGCAGCGCACTGCAG CTGAGTGGAGCGGTGAATGTAGTGTGCTCTTGCCAGGCTCCTGACACTAGGGGCTGGGCTATTTCCTCTCTGCTGCTGCCACCACCTCACACCCCGTCTGTTAAGGGACACGGCATGCAGCTCCCGGCACTGGCAGCCCTCCccccagctcctcctcctcctccaccccctccccctccccctcccccacctgCGCTGCCCCCGCCGAAGCCACTGCAAATCCAGAAGAAGGCTGGGAGCACCACATCACGCCAG AGTGCTGCAGTGAAACAGGTTGGTCCAGCTGCAGTGACCCTCAGGGACCTGCTCAACGTGAAGCTGAGGAAAGCAAATGCACCTCTCCACAAGCCCCAGGTAGAGGAGGACTGCCCTGGCTTGGATACCAGAGCTGCGACTTCACGGCAAAAACCATTCTGTCATTCAAAAGGGAAAGATTTGTCTTGT GCGATCTCTCCTGAGAAGAAGCGTGCCCCACTGATAACGATGTCGGACCTCCGGAGAGTCAGCCTGAGATCCTCGCACACCGACCTGCCTCTCAAAATCGGGCTGCACAG GACCCCCAGTAAGAGCCCTCTGAATTTGCGCAAGCACCTGAAGAAAGTGAACATAGACAG GAGCCCTGGGGGGACCCCGCTGTACGAGAAGGAGAACAGGGAGACTGGCACCGGCCTCACACCCATCATGACGCAGGCGCTGCGCCGCAAGTTTCAG ATGGCTCATCCTAAAAGCCCTTCTCCTTCGAACCGGCCTGTGAACAGGAGTTTTGATGACACAAACCACTAA
- the LOC117430281 gene encoding proline-rich protein 11-like isoform X1: protein MFGGMTNLKQRRRKWKTIRKRRARQRSIAAESPRAAVVPAHECPADPMVECSAGEKVVTWWAPVTSVNILSNLLLAVSSLYWGWRSRLIKVCSRLWGALFPSRVCLQEMNVLQQRVDELQVEMARLRSALQLSGAVNVVCSCQAPDTRGWAISSLLLPPPHTPSVKGHGMQLPALAALPPAPPPPPPPPPPPPPPALPPPKPLQIQKKAGSTTSRQSAAVKQVGPAAVTLRDLLNVKLRKANAPLHKPQVEEDCPGLDTRAATSRQKPFCHSKGKDLSCQAISPEKKRAPLITMSDLRRVSLRSSHTDLPLKIGLHRTPSKSPLNLRKHLKKVNIDRSPGGTPLYEKENRETGTGLTPIMTQALRRKFQMAHPKSPSPSNRPVNRSFDDTNH from the exons ATGTTTGGG GGCATGACCAACCTGAAGCAGCGGCGCAGGAAATGGAAGACCATCAGGAAGCGCCGTGCGAGGCAGCGGAGCATAGCCGCGGAGAGCCCCAGAGCAGCCGTCGTCCCTGCACACGAGTG CCCTGCAGACCCAATGGTTGAGTGCAGTGCTGGTGAGAAGGTTGTAACGTGGTGGGCTCCAGTCACCAGTGTCAACATTCTCTCCAACCTCCTGCTGGCCGTATCCTCTCTGTACTGGGGCTGGAGGTCCCGGCTGATTAAG GTGTGTTCCAGGCTGTGGGGTGCTCTGTTCCCCTCCCGGGTGTGTCTGCAGGAGATGAACGTTTTGCAGCAGAGGGTGGATGAGCTGCAGGTGGAGATGGCCAGACTGCGCAGCGCACTGCAG CTGAGTGGAGCGGTGAATGTAGTGTGCTCTTGCCAGGCTCCTGACACTAGGGGCTGGGCTATTTCCTCTCTGCTGCTGCCACCACCTCACACCCCGTCTGTTAAGGGACACGGCATGCAGCTCCCGGCACTGGCAGCCCTCCccccagctcctcctcctcctccaccccctccccctccccctcccccacctgCGCTGCCCCCGCCGAAGCCACTGCAAATCCAGAAGAAGGCTGGGAGCACCACATCACGCCAG AGTGCTGCAGTGAAACAGGTTGGTCCAGCTGCAGTGACCCTCAGGGACCTGCTCAACGTGAAGCTGAGGAAAGCAAATGCACCTCTCCACAAGCCCCAGGTAGAGGAGGACTGCCCTGGCTTGGATACCAGAGCTGCGACTTCACGGCAAAAACCATTCTGTCATTCAAAAGGGAAAGATTTGTCTTGT CAGGCGATCTCTCCTGAGAAGAAGCGTGCCCCACTGATAACGATGTCGGACCTCCGGAGAGTCAGCCTGAGATCCTCGCACACCGACCTGCCTCTCAAAATCGGGCTGCACAG GACCCCCAGTAAGAGCCCTCTGAATTTGCGCAAGCACCTGAAGAAAGTGAACATAGACAG GAGCCCTGGGGGGACCCCGCTGTACGAGAAGGAGAACAGGGAGACTGGCACCGGCCTCACACCCATCATGACGCAGGCGCTGCGCCGCAAGTTTCAG ATGGCTCATCCTAAAAGCCCTTCTCCTTCGAACCGGCCTGTGAACAGGAGTTTTGATGACACAAACCACTAA
- the LOC117430281 gene encoding proline-rich protein 11-like isoform X3 has product MTNLKQRRRKWKTIRKRRARQRSIAAESPRAAVVPAHECPADPMVECSAGEKVVTWWAPVTSVNILSNLLLAVSSLYWGWRSRLIKVCSRLWGALFPSRVCLQEMNVLQQRVDELQVEMARLRSALQLSGAVNVVCSCQAPDTRGWAISSLLLPPPHTPSVKGHGMQLPALAALPPAPPPPPPPPPPPPPPALPPPKPLQIQKKAGSTTSRQSAAVKQVGPAAVTLRDLLNVKLRKANAPLHKPQVEEDCPGLDTRAATSRQKPFCHSKGKDLSCQAISPEKKRAPLITMSDLRRVSLRSSHTDLPLKIGLHRTPSKSPLNLRKHLKKVNIDRSPGGTPLYEKENRETGTGLTPIMTQALRRKFQMAHPKSPSPSNRPVNRSFDDTNH; this is encoded by the exons ATGACCAACCTGAAGCAGCGGCGCAGGAAATGGAAGACCATCAGGAAGCGCCGTGCGAGGCAGCGGAGCATAGCCGCGGAGAGCCCCAGAGCAGCCGTCGTCCCTGCACACGAGTG CCCTGCAGACCCAATGGTTGAGTGCAGTGCTGGTGAGAAGGTTGTAACGTGGTGGGCTCCAGTCACCAGTGTCAACATTCTCTCCAACCTCCTGCTGGCCGTATCCTCTCTGTACTGGGGCTGGAGGTCCCGGCTGATTAAG GTGTGTTCCAGGCTGTGGGGTGCTCTGTTCCCCTCCCGGGTGTGTCTGCAGGAGATGAACGTTTTGCAGCAGAGGGTGGATGAGCTGCAGGTGGAGATGGCCAGACTGCGCAGCGCACTGCAG CTGAGTGGAGCGGTGAATGTAGTGTGCTCTTGCCAGGCTCCTGACACTAGGGGCTGGGCTATTTCCTCTCTGCTGCTGCCACCACCTCACACCCCGTCTGTTAAGGGACACGGCATGCAGCTCCCGGCACTGGCAGCCCTCCccccagctcctcctcctcctccaccccctccccctccccctcccccacctgCGCTGCCCCCGCCGAAGCCACTGCAAATCCAGAAGAAGGCTGGGAGCACCACATCACGCCAG AGTGCTGCAGTGAAACAGGTTGGTCCAGCTGCAGTGACCCTCAGGGACCTGCTCAACGTGAAGCTGAGGAAAGCAAATGCACCTCTCCACAAGCCCCAGGTAGAGGAGGACTGCCCTGGCTTGGATACCAGAGCTGCGACTTCACGGCAAAAACCATTCTGTCATTCAAAAGGGAAAGATTTGTCTTGT CAGGCGATCTCTCCTGAGAAGAAGCGTGCCCCACTGATAACGATGTCGGACCTCCGGAGAGTCAGCCTGAGATCCTCGCACACCGACCTGCCTCTCAAAATCGGGCTGCACAG GACCCCCAGTAAGAGCCCTCTGAATTTGCGCAAGCACCTGAAGAAAGTGAACATAGACAG GAGCCCTGGGGGGACCCCGCTGTACGAGAAGGAGAACAGGGAGACTGGCACCGGCCTCACACCCATCATGACGCAGGCGCTGCGCCGCAAGTTTCAG ATGGCTCATCCTAAAAGCCCTTCTCCTTCGAACCGGCCTGTGAACAGGAGTTTTGATGACACAAACCACTAA
- the LOC117430286 gene encoding spindle and kinetochore-associated protein 2-like isoform X2, with translation METAVNKLEAMFQQAESDLQYMEHKLEFEFMSSLPENSAAEENPVKLLENLSAIKARHKALVTQVEQIALEQKQSMEAIREQLSSTVHIVQQLQQSTDIEVPPLTEEEQAAMQEQCSALLGSTTQETASCSEPAAVTQQPQLPAEPQFEPVSEEALDSVPRSVRSNVKLAELNALYRQLYQHFSERRDSAALSVLQMNKMNMKPSDAKLKTLKHLSLIELDRKGHVRLAPRL, from the exons ATGGAGACAGCAGTCAATAAGCTGGAGGCGATG TTCCAGCAGGCCGAGTCAGACCTGCAGTACATGGAGCACAAGCTGGAGTTCGAGTTCATGAGCAGCCTACCGGAGAACAGTGCTGCGGAG GAGAACCCGGTGAAGCTGTTGGAGAACCTGTCTGCGATCAAGGCCCGGCACAAAGCCCTGGTCACGCAGGTGGAGCAGATCGCTCTGGAGCAGAAACAGTCGATGGAGGCAATCCGAGAGCAGCTGAGCTCCACCGTGCACATcgtgcagcagctgcagcagagcACTGATATCGAG GTACCCCCCCTGACAGAGGAGGAGCAAGCAGCCATGCAGGAGCAGTGCTCAGCTTTACTAGGCAGCACCACACAGGAG ACGGCGTCCTGCTCTGAACCGGCGGCAGTCACACAGCAACCACAAT TACCTGCAGAGCCGCAGTTTGAGCCGGTCAGCGAGGAGGCTCTGGACTCGGTGCCGCGCAGCGTGCGCTCCAACGTCAAGCTGGCAGAGCTCAATGCACTCTACAGGCAGCTCTACCAGCACTTCAGTGAAAGGAGGGACAG TGCTGCCCTGAGTGTGCTGCAGATGAACAAAATGAACATGAAGCCGAGTGATGCCAAGCTGAAGACCCTGAAGCATCTGTCCCTCATCGAGCTGGACAGAAAGGGGCATGTCCGCCTAGCACCTAGACTCTGA
- the LOC117430286 gene encoding spindle and kinetochore-associated protein 2-like isoform X1, protein METAVNKLEAMFQQAESDLQYMEHKLEFEFMSSLPENSAAEENPVKLLENLSAIKARHKALVTQVEQIALEQKQSMEAIREQLSSTVHIVQQLQQSTDIETASCSEPAAVTQQPQLPAEPQFEPVSEEALDSVPRSVRSNVKLAELNALYRQLYQHFSERRDSAALSVLQMNKMNMKPSDAKLKTLKHLSLIELDRKGHVRLAPRL, encoded by the exons ATGGAGACAGCAGTCAATAAGCTGGAGGCGATG TTCCAGCAGGCCGAGTCAGACCTGCAGTACATGGAGCACAAGCTGGAGTTCGAGTTCATGAGCAGCCTACCGGAGAACAGTGCTGCGGAG GAGAACCCGGTGAAGCTGTTGGAGAACCTGTCTGCGATCAAGGCCCGGCACAAAGCCCTGGTCACGCAGGTGGAGCAGATCGCTCTGGAGCAGAAACAGTCGATGGAGGCAATCCGAGAGCAGCTGAGCTCCACCGTGCACATcgtgcagcagctgcagcagagcACTGATATCGAG ACGGCGTCCTGCTCTGAACCGGCGGCAGTCACACAGCAACCACAAT TACCTGCAGAGCCGCAGTTTGAGCCGGTCAGCGAGGAGGCTCTGGACTCGGTGCCGCGCAGCGTGCGCTCCAACGTCAAGCTGGCAGAGCTCAATGCACTCTACAGGCAGCTCTACCAGCACTTCAGTGAAAGGAGGGACAG TGCTGCCCTGAGTGTGCTGCAGATGAACAAAATGAACATGAAGCCGAGTGATGCCAAGCTGAAGACCCTGAAGCATCTGTCCCTCATCGAGCTGGACAGAAAGGGGCATGTCCGCCTAGCACCTAGACTCTGA